ATCCTCGAGGTCCGGCTACCAAAGCACTTTGATAAGCCGACGGACATGAGGTATGACAGAACCCAAGACCCGCAGGAGCACcttacggccttcgaggccaggatgaacttgGAGGGATtgggagacgaggtaaggtgccACGCTTTCCCAGTCACTCTGGCGGGACCTGTAATACGGTGGTTTAACATCCTCCTGCGGGGCTCGGTGGCCAGGTTTTCGGACATTAGCCGCGCTTTCCTAGCCCAATTCACTACCAGAATTGCAAAGGAAAAGCACCCGATCAATTTGCTCGGGGTGACTCAGAGGTCCGGCGAGCCGACCAGAAAATATCTAGACCGGTTCAATGACGAGTGCTTGGAGATCGATAGGCTAACCGATTCGGTAGCTAGTCTGTGCCTGACGAATGGACTTCTGAACGAGGACTTCAGGAAGCATCTCACCACGAAGCCGGTGAGGACGATGCAGGAGATCCAGATCGTATTCAGGGAATGTATCAACGATGAAGAAGTCAGCCAGGACGTGGCTGCCAACAAGCGGCAGCCCTCCTACAATCAATCTAGGCAGTACGGTGGCGGAGAAAGACAAAAGGAGCACGCCAGAGACGGCGGTCCGGGCAAGACGTCCAGGTCGTTTTCCCGGGTCGGGAAGTTCACCAATTATACCCCTCTCTCCGCCTCCATCATAGAAGTTTATCAGCAGATAGCCGAGAAGGGAATTttgtcgaagccccgacctctgaaggaccGAACCGGAGGGAACAAGAGCCTCTATTGTGATTATCATAAGGGCTATGGACATAAGACACAGGATTGTTTCGACCTCAAGGATGCGCTAGAACAAGCGATCCAGGACGGGAAACTGGCCGAATTCTCCCATCTCATCAGGGAGCCGAGAAGACGAGATCGCAATCGCGAGGGAGAGGACAAGACCCGCGCGGTGAAGCGACGTCACGAGACGGAGGACAATGAACATGGCCTTACCATAGTGAACATGGTAACAGCAAGAGACGCGGCCCCAAGGTCGAAGTCGGCACACAAGAAAGACGCCAAAGTCCTGGCAGTTTCCTCATCTTCCGCGCGAAGCTCCAAGAGGTTTCCACCCATCTCGTTCAGTCCAGAAGACCAGTGGTTCGATGAGGTCGCGGAAAGCCCTCCAatggtcatcacggccagagTGGGAACCGGCCTCATCAAGCGGATCCTCATAGACAGCGGGGCTGACTCGAATATCATGTTCCGCAATGTGTTCGATGCCATGGGTCTACGGGATGCCGACTTAaagacccaccagcacggtgttgTAGGCTTAGGCGACCACTTCATCAAACCAAACGGGATAATCTCCCTGCCGATATCTGCAGGACTTGGACAGGGGCGAAGATCGGTAATGGCTGAGTTCGTGGTTCTGCGAGACTCCAcggcctacaacatcatcctagGGAGAAAGACCATCAACGATCTCAGGGCAGTGATCTCGGGGCTGATGATGGATCCGTGAGATCCATAAAAGGGGACTTGAAAATGGCAGTCTCTTGCGATAATGCCAGTCTCTCATTAAGGAAGAAGTTCAAGGAAGCATCAGGAGTATTCCTTGCCGACCTAGACGCTAGAGTTGAAGACAAACCCAGACCCGAGCCAGAAGGGAACTTAGAGAAATTCAAGGTCGGCGACACAGAGGAGAAGTTCACCTTCGTGAACAGAAACCTCCCACACGACCTGAAAGAACCCCtaatggaaatgatcagggctaaTGGCGACTTGTTTGCTtggacgccagccgacatgccggggataGACCCCCAACTCATGTCACACCACTTGGCCGTCAAGGCGGAGGCCAAACCGGTGGCTCAGAGGAGAAGGAAGATGTCACAAGAAAgagcagaggaggtggccaggcagacggccaGCTTCCTTGAAGCGGGATTTATACGGGAGCTCGACTACTTGACCTGGCTGTCGAATGTAGTTCTAGTGAGAAAGCACAAtggaaaatggaggatgtgtgtggattactccgatctcaacaaagcatgccccaatGACTGTTACCCCCTACCCAACATTGATGCACTCGTCGATGCGGCGGCGGGATATCGGTATCTGAGCTTTATGGATGCTTATTCTGGCTACAATCAaataccgatgcaccggccagacgAGGAGAAGACATCGTTCATAACACCCGGGAGAACCTACTGCTACAGGGTAATGCCGTTCGGACTGAAGAATGCAGGGGCCACCTACCAACGGTtgatgaataagatattcagCGACCTCATAGGGGAAACGGTGGAAGTATACGTCAATGACATCTTAGTAAAAACCACCCGACCTAACGACCACATAGGAGACCTGGAAAACGTATTCGCCTCcctccgacaacacggcatgaggctcaacccacttAAATGTGCCTTCGCCATGGAAGCAGGAAAGTTCTTGgggttcatgataacccaaagaggGGTAGAGACCAATCCAGAAAAATGTGAAGCGATactccagatgaagagcccgggaTGCATTAAAGACGTCTAAAGGCTGACAGGGAGGCTCATCGCGCTATCACGGTTCCTCGAGGCGTCGGCTGCTAGAGCGCTACCATTTTTCAACCTTATGAAAAGGGGATAGCATTTGAATGGACCCCGGCGTGTGAGGAAGCATTCAAGCATTTCAAAGAGATCCTCGCAACGCCACCCGTTCTCGGGAAGCCCAAGGTCGGAGAGCCGCTCTATCTGTATCTAGCCATAACGGATGAAGCGATGACAGCGGTTTTGGTACGGGAGGAAGGGAAGGCTCAGTAACCAATCTACTTCGTGAGTAAAGCACTGCAAGGAGTAGAGTTGAGATACAGCAAATTAGAGAAGTTGGAACTTGCACTCCTAACCTCTTCCCGTAGATTACGACAGTACTTCCAAGGTCATCAGGTAGTCGTGAGGATGGATAAGGGAATCCGCCAGATACTCCAGAAACCCGACCTGGCAGGAAGAATGATGACTTAGGCCATCGAGTTGTCCCAATACGACTTGCAATATGAGCCCAGGCATGCGATTAAGGCGTAGGCCATGGCCGATTTCTTGGTAGAAGTAACAGGGGACCCAGCCGAGGCAACAGGTAtacggtggaggctccacgtaGACGGGACCTCCAACTAGACGTTCGGAGGTGCCAGGATCATCCTGGAGAGTCCCGCTGGAGTCATATATGAACAGTCGATCAAGTTCGAGTTCCCGGTATCAAACAATCAAGCGGAGTATGAGGCCCTTATGGGCGGCTTAATCTTAGCACGGGAAGTCGGCGCCAGCAGGCTAGAGACTCCTTGTTACAGAAGTATCTAGAGAAGGTCAAAGAGTTGAGCAAACAATTCGAGGAGGTCACAATCCAACACGTTCtgagagaaaggaacacacgggcggaCCTCCTGTCCAAGCTAGCGAGCACAAAACCAGGGGCTGGCAATCGATCTCTAATTCAGGGTTTGGTAAAGGAACCAGCTGTCACCCTCCACTTGACAAAGATAAATCCCTCCTGGATGGACCCGATAACCGACTTTCTAGAAAGCGGCAAGCTCCCTGACGACGAGAAGGCGGCCAAAACATTGAGAAAGGAGGCGGCCAAATACGCAACCATACAGGGGTAGTTGTTTAGAAAGGGACTCAGCCAACCTTTGTTGAAGTGCCTACATCCTGACCAAACAGATTATGTGCTTAGAGAGGTCCATGAGGGGTGCTGCGGTcatcacatcgggggcaaagccctagcaagaaaGCTCGTCAGAGCGGGTTATTATTGGCCATCAATGATGAGGGACTCCAAAGAATTCGTAAAGAAATGCGTCAAGTGCCAGGAGAACGCCAATTTCCATAAGGCGTCGGCTTCCGAGCTAAGCCTGTTGACGTCTTCCCGACCTTTCtcacaatggggagtcgacctcttgggaCCCTTCCCGGTTGGTCCGGGGCAAGTCAAGTATCTCATAGTTGctatcgactactacaccaagtgGATAGAGGCTGAACCACTAGCCAGTATATCATCGTCCAATTGTCGAAAATTTATGTGGAGACAGGTGATAACTCGATTCGGCATCCCGGAAGTCGTTATCTCTGATAACGGGACGCACTTCACTGACAAGAAGTTCGTAGAGTTCCTCGCCAGCTTGGGCGTAAAGCAAAAGTTCTCATCTGTAGAGCATCCCCAGACAAACGGCCAAGTCGAGGCCACAAACAAGGTCATCTTGCTAGGTCTCAAGAAGCGGCTTGATAATAAAAAGGGAGCATGGGCTGACGAACTCGCCTCAGTTCTCTGGTCTTACCGAACGACCGAGCAATCGACCACAGGAGAAACCCCTTTCCGCCTGACGTATGGGGTGGATGCTATGATACCCGTGGAAGTCGGCGAGCCAAGCCCAAGATTACTCCTGAAGGGAGTGGAGAAAGCTGTAGAAAAGGACCTAGTAGATGAGGCTAGAGAGATGGCCCATTTGTCAGAAGTAGCACTAAAGCAAAGAGTGGCCCTGCGCTACAACACCAAAGTACTCGGGAGGGAATTTGAACAAAATGACCTGGTCCTACGTTGCAATGACATCGGCAAACTGGGAAGACCCCTACAGAGTCAAAGAAGTGATTGGCAAGGACGCCTACAAATTGGAGAGGCTCGATGGCAAGGAAGTCCCGAGAACCTGGAACGTAGGTAACTTAAGAAGATTTTACTCCTAGTTCAAACACGCCGAGTGGGCGACTTGACGAGCTCAAATAATTTACCATCAAATAATTTACTTTTGTTAAGAACTTATCATTGCAATAGACTTGTTCAACTGATGGTTAATGTTCACTTGTTAAGTTTACTTTTCCCCTCTTATGCGTCCCACGACAATGAAATTTTCGTGATGACCCGGTAttccgggactgatcaccccgggaaccaACAAAACCAACACGATAACAAACGGCTATAGCAACAGTAAAGCCACAACTTGGCTTCGTCAAGTTACCAACGCA
The DNA window shown above is from Arachis ipaensis cultivar K30076 chromosome B08, Araip1.1, whole genome shotgun sequence and carries:
- the LOC110265359 gene encoding uncharacterized protein LOC110265359: MGATPFHRYILEVRLPKHFDKPTDMRYDRTQDPQEHLTAFEARMNLEGLGDEVRCHAFPVTLAGPVIRWFNILLRGSVARFSDISRAFLAQFTTRIAKEKHPINLLGVTQRSGEPTRKYLDRFNDECLEIDRLTDSVASLCLTNGLLNEDFRKHLTTKPVRTMQEIQIVFRECINDEEVSQDVAANKRQPSYNQSRQYGGGERQKEHARDGGPGKTSRSFSRVGKFTNYTPLSASIIEVYQQIAEKGILSKPRPLKDRTGGNKSLYCDYHKGYGHKTQDCFDLKDALEQAIQDGKLAEFSHLIREPRRRDRNREGEDKTRAVKRRHETEDNEHGLTIVNMVTARDAAPRSKSAHKKDAKVLAVSSSSARSSKRFPPISFSPEDQWFDEVAESPPMVITARVGTGLIKRILIDSGADSNIMFRNVFDAMGLRDADLKTHQHGVVGLGDHFIKPNGIISLPISAGLGQGRRSVMAEFVVLRDSTAYNIILGRKTINDLRAVISGLMMDP
- the LOC110265362 gene encoding uncharacterized protein LOC110265362, producing MAVSCDNASLSLRKKFKEASGVFLADLDARVEDKPRPEPEGNLEKFKVGDTEEKFTFVNRNLPHDLKEPLMEMIRANGDLFAWTPADMPGIDPQLMSHHLAVKAEAKPVAQRRRKMSQERAEEVARQTASFLEAGFIRELDYLTWLSNVVLVRKHNGKWRMVMPFGLKNAGATYQRLMNKIFSDLIGETVEVYVNDILVKTTRPNDHIGDLENVFASLRQHGMRLNPLKCAFAMEAGKFLGFMITQRGVETNPEKCEAILQMKSPGCIKDV